A stretch of Desulfobacter hydrogenophilus DNA encodes these proteins:
- a CDS encoding ComEA family DNA-binding protein has product METKLKRNLCILICVMVTLCALPAMADAKKVNINTAPKKQLITLKYVGDALADRIIEFRNSTPFINIEDIMKVKGVGPKAFEANKDQISVKD; this is encoded by the coding sequence ATGGAAACAAAATTAAAGAGAAATCTTTGTATTCTGATTTGTGTGATGGTGACTCTCTGTGCGCTGCCGGCAATGGCTGACGCAAAGAAGGTGAACATTAATACCGCGCCTAAAAAACAGTTGATAACATTGAAATATGTTGGCGATGCCCTTGCTGACAGAATAATTGAATTTCGTAACAGTACGCCCTTTATAAATATAGAAGATATTATGAAGGTAAAGGGTGTTGGACCTAAAGCCTTTGAAGCAAATAAAGATCAAATCAGCGTCAAGGATTAA
- a CDS encoding polysaccharide biosynthesis protein, protein MKLRISKNLFIVLLLDIILLCASFYLAHLIRFDFIKEQWVDTSFLRLLPYVLGCKILFFYLFDLYKGMWRYTSLSDLINIIKASIFSTFIIIAFVLYLTRFEHISRSVFVIDWCLTVMFIAGLRLFVRLCFEAFTEKITLQDVKFALFKIFRKNAGSGRGALIIGAGDYGQKVCREFNENPSVKSRVLGFLDDDRSKIGRKIHGVPVLNVIERVEHTIKSTGAEDVIIAIPSLSADRMRHIVELCKKAGVNFKTIPNLGELINGKIDVTSIRKVEYRDLLGREPVKLDQDQIGKYIGGNRVLVTGAGGSIGSELCRQICRYSPEKIILFERAESALYEIDLELKKNFQDVEVVPVLGDIQNRKELHKVFHLVRPDIVFHAAAYKHVPMLEGHPWKAVENNVFGTKNLIEVTRAFKCDKFVFVSTDKAVNPTSVMGTSKRISELLVQENSCAADCETAFMTVRFGNVIGSVGSVIPLFKKQIEDGGPVTVTHPDIIRYFMLIPEACQLILQAGAMGKGGEIFILEMGKPVKIDNMARDLIRFSGFEPDVDIKIEYTGLRPGEKLYEELMTDLENVVSTDHKKIMVLNTNCVNMGVLNGKLDQLKAMAEARDGQAIRNLMMEMIPEYRPN, encoded by the coding sequence GTGAAACTCAGGATATCAAAAAATTTATTCATCGTTCTATTGCTTGATATTATTTTATTGTGTGCATCCTTTTATTTGGCGCATTTAATTCGGTTCGATTTTATTAAAGAGCAATGGGTTGATACTAGTTTTCTACGCCTGCTTCCTTATGTTTTGGGATGTAAAATTTTATTTTTTTATTTGTTTGATTTATATAAAGGCATGTGGCGGTATACGAGTCTTAGCGATTTAATCAATATTATAAAGGCTTCAATTTTTTCAACTTTTATCATAATTGCCTTTGTTCTATATTTGACCAGATTCGAACATATTTCCAGGTCGGTATTTGTTATAGACTGGTGTCTAACGGTAATGTTTATTGCCGGCCTGCGCCTATTCGTGCGTTTATGTTTTGAAGCATTTACGGAAAAGATTACGCTTCAAGATGTGAAGTTTGCCCTTTTCAAGATATTCCGCAAGAATGCCGGGAGTGGTAGAGGGGCGTTGATCATCGGGGCCGGGGATTATGGGCAAAAAGTATGCAGGGAGTTCAATGAAAATCCTTCTGTAAAATCCCGTGTTTTGGGGTTTTTAGATGATGACCGTTCAAAAATTGGTAGGAAGATTCATGGAGTGCCGGTTTTGAATGTGATTGAAAGGGTGGAGCATACCATAAAATCAACCGGGGCCGAAGATGTTATTATTGCGATTCCAAGTTTGAGTGCGGACCGGATGAGGCACATTGTGGAATTGTGTAAAAAAGCCGGTGTGAATTTTAAGACCATTCCAAATCTGGGGGAGTTGATCAACGGGAAAATTGATGTCACTTCGATTCGAAAGGTTGAATACAGGGATCTTTTGGGACGGGAGCCGGTGAAACTGGACCAGGATCAGATCGGGAAATATATTGGTGGTAATCGGGTGCTTGTTACCGGAGCAGGCGGGTCCATAGGAAGCGAATTATGCCGGCAGATTTGTAGGTACTCACCCGAAAAGATCATTCTTTTTGAAAGGGCGGAAAGTGCGCTTTATGAGATTGACCTTGAGTTGAAGAAAAATTTTCAGGATGTAGAGGTGGTCCCTGTGCTGGGTGATATTCAGAATCGAAAAGAACTTCACAAAGTGTTTCATCTGGTTCGGCCGGATATTGTTTTCCATGCGGCCGCGTATAAACATGTGCCTATGCTGGAGGGGCATCCGTGGAAGGCTGTGGAAAATAATGTTTTCGGTACTAAAAATTTGATCGAAGTCACCCGGGCATTTAAATGCGATAAGTTTGTTTTTGTATCCACGGACAAGGCGGTGAACCCGACAAGTGTCATGGGAACAAGCAAACGGATTTCCGAGCTGCTGGTTCAGGAGAACAGCTGTGCTGCAGATTGCGAAACCGCTTTTATGACCGTAAGGTTCGGGAATGTAATTGGGAGTGTGGGCAGTGTTATTCCCCTGTTTAAAAAACAGATTGAGGATGGGGGACCGGTTACCGTAACCCATCCTGACATAATTCGATACTTTATGCTGATACCGGAGGCGTGCCAGCTTATTCTCCAGGCGGGTGCAATGGGGAAAGGCGGGGAAATTTTTATTCTTGAAATGGGTAAGCCTGTGAAAATTGATAATATGGCAAGGGATTTGATCCGTTTTTCAGGGTTTGAACCGGATGTGGATATCAAAATTGAGTATACCGGATTGCGGCCCGGGGAGAAGCTCTATGAAGAGTTGATGACGGATCTGGAGAACGTTGTTTCCACCGATCATAAGAAGATTATGGTGCTGAATACAAACTGCGTAAACATGGGGGTCTTGAACGGGAAGCTTGACCAGCTGAAGGCGATGGCAGAGGCCAGAGATGGGCAGGCTATTAGAAATCTCATGATGGAAATGATACCGGAATATAGACCCAATTAG